One Brassica napus cultivar Da-Ae chromosome A5, Da-Ae, whole genome shotgun sequence DNA window includes the following coding sequences:
- the LOC111215902 gene encoding uncharacterized protein LOC111215902 gives MIQIHELEEIRHLAYESSKIYKEKTKAYHDKRIIARQFKPNDKVLLFNSRLRLFPEKLKSRWSGPFTVKEVRPYGAVVLLDRKGDEFVVNGQRVKHYLADSTIAEGEEIPLSEPPSA, from the coding sequence ATGATCCAGATTCATGAACTGGAGGAGATAAGGCACCTCGCCTATGAAAGCTCCAAAATCTACAAAGAGAAAACCAAGGCCTACCATGACAAGAGGATCATTGCCAGACAATTCAAACCCaacgataaggtcttgcttttcAATTCGAGGCTGAGATTGTTCCCAGAGAAGTTGAAGTCTAGATGGTCCGGGCCTTTCACTGTTAAGGAAGTTCGACCCTACGGAGCAGTTGTGTTATTAGACAGAAAAGGCGACGAGTTTGTAGTGAATGGACAACGCGTCAAACACTACCTTGCTGACTCCACTATCGCAGAGGGAGAAGAAATTCCCCTAAGCGAGCCCCCATCAGCCTGA